In the Candidatus Methylomirabilota bacterium genome, one interval contains:
- a CDS encoding ABC transporter substrate-binding protein, with amino-acid sequence MRTRNRVLVAGLLAVLAVGQAPAAETVKIGFITSLSGPAGIIGKHMKDSVELALDHLGRKIGGLDVELIYGDDQQKADVGKQVADEMLKKHKVHFVSGIIWSNVMLAVAPVVTRERVFMIGTNAGPHQLAGKDCSEYFFTTSWQNDQTPEAMGKYMQDQGLTDVYIMAPNYAAGKDMLSGFKRYFKGRIVAEVYTQVNQPDYQAELSQIRAANPKAVFVFYPGAMGIQFVKQYAQAGLREQIPLYSVYTVDEVTLPAVQEAALGNWETRYWSPDLGNEANKKYVADFRKKYGYTPAFYGAQSYDGIMLIDSAVRAVKGDLSNKAGMIAAMRKADYKSTRGPYKYNVNHFPIENFYLLRTVKTADGQYAMQIQRTVFDNHKDAYYQDCGMKW; translated from the coding sequence GTGCGTACAAGGAACCGCGTGCTCGTCGCGGGTCTCCTCGCCGTCCTGGCAGTGGGCCAGGCGCCGGCGGCCGAGACCGTGAAGATCGGCTTCATCACCTCGCTCTCCGGCCCCGCGGGCATCATCGGCAAGCACATGAAGGACTCGGTCGAGCTGGCGCTCGATCACCTCGGCCGCAAGATCGGCGGTCTCGACGTCGAGCTGATCTACGGCGACGACCAGCAGAAGGCCGACGTGGGCAAGCAGGTCGCCGACGAGATGCTGAAGAAGCACAAGGTGCACTTCGTCAGCGGCATCATCTGGTCGAACGTCATGCTGGCGGTCGCGCCCGTCGTCACGCGCGAGCGCGTCTTCATGATCGGCACCAACGCCGGACCCCACCAGCTGGCCGGCAAGGACTGCTCGGAGTACTTCTTCACCACGTCGTGGCAGAACGATCAGACGCCCGAGGCGATGGGGAAGTACATGCAGGACCAGGGTCTCACCGACGTGTACATCATGGCCCCCAACTACGCCGCGGGGAAGGACATGCTCAGCGGCTTCAAGCGGTATTTCAAGGGCCGCATCGTCGCCGAGGTGTACACGCAGGTCAACCAGCCCGACTACCAGGCGGAGCTCAGCCAGATCCGCGCCGCCAATCCGAAGGCCGTGTTCGTGTTCTACCCCGGCGCCATGGGGATCCAGTTCGTGAAGCAGTATGCCCAGGCGGGGCTCCGCGAGCAGATCCCGCTCTACTCCGTCTACACGGTGGACGAGGTCACGCTGCCGGCGGTGCAAGAGGCGGCGCTCGGCAACTGGGAGACGCGCTACTGGAGCCCCGACCTCGGCAACGAGGCGAACAAGAAGTACGTGGCCGACTTCCGCAAGAAGTACGGCTACACGCCCGCGTTCTACGGCGCGCAGAGCTACGACGGCATCATGCTGATCGACTCCGCCGTCCGCGCGGTCAAGGGAGACCTCTCGAACAAGGCGGGGATGATCGCCGCGATGCGGAAGGCCGACTACAAATCCACGCGCGGCCCGTACAAGTACAACGTGAACCACTTTCCGATCGAAAACTTCTACCTCCTCCGGACCGTGAAGACGGCCGACGGCCAGTACGCGATGCAGATCCAGAGGACGGTCTTCGACAACCACAAGGACGCCTACTACCAGGACTGCGGGATGAAGTGGTAG